A window of Amycolatopsis australiensis contains these coding sequences:
- a CDS encoding antibiotic biosynthesis monooxygenase family protein, which produces MSVVKINAIEVPEGAGPELEKRFAARMHAVDRQPGFLGFELLRPVSGETRYFVYTKWETEEAYQAWAKGGPAAAAHSGERAKPVSTGANLLEFEVVLGSKPGE; this is translated from the coding sequence ATGAGTGTCGTGAAGATCAATGCGATCGAGGTCCCGGAGGGCGCCGGCCCCGAGCTGGAGAAGCGGTTCGCCGCGCGGATGCACGCCGTCGACCGGCAGCCGGGCTTCCTCGGGTTCGAGCTGCTGCGCCCGGTCTCCGGCGAGACGCGCTACTTCGTGTACACGAAGTGGGAAACCGAAGAGGCGTATCAGGCGTGGGCGAAGGGCGGCCCGGCCGCGGCGGCGCACTCGGGCGAGCGCGCCAAGCCCGTGTCCACCGGGGCGAACCTGCTGGAGTTCGAGGTCGTCCTCGGCTCGAAGCCGGGTGAGTGA
- a CDS encoding M1 family metallopeptidase — MRRRLTALAVCAAVVFAAACTGDAVTAPPPPPPPPPMHPLPGASGAGDPYYPDDGNGGYDALGYQVGVTYDPPSGHLDGDTTVTAKATQDLSRFDLDLRGLDVHDVQVDGQPARFSREKAFELVITPPSPIRAGTTFRTRVRYGGDPAKTPHDGGSENGWQHSADGGAYMVGEPHSASFWYPVNETPRDKATFTLTAHVPAGWTVISNGREGPPGTWTEPNPVASYLTTIAIGKFSVDRSTLPDGTPVVSAYAPGADARRAIGGRLPEVLGFLTSKFGPYPQSAAGGIYLDENVPFSLETQTRPTYAKWADLPTLVHENAHQWFGDSVSLRDWSDICLNECFASYSQWLWAEREGQSLDDRYRAAIEITRGSTDFWGQKLVAMGHGHEFEGVYNKGILAVHALRRQIGDPAFDRLLHDWPSRYRHGNATWADFEAMAARDSGQNLRPFFDEWFRGTKLPADADLFPGSLRS, encoded by the coding sequence ATGCGCCGCCGACTCACCGCCCTCGCCGTCTGCGCCGCGGTGGTCTTCGCCGCGGCGTGCACCGGTGACGCCGTCACGGCGCCGCCACCTCCGCCGCCGCCCCCGCCCATGCACCCGCTGCCGGGCGCCTCCGGGGCCGGTGACCCGTACTACCCCGACGACGGCAACGGCGGCTACGACGCCCTCGGCTACCAGGTCGGCGTCACCTACGACCCGCCGAGCGGGCACCTCGACGGCGACACGACGGTCACCGCGAAGGCCACCCAGGACCTCAGCCGCTTCGACCTCGACCTGCGCGGCCTGGACGTCCACGACGTCCAGGTCGACGGGCAGCCGGCGCGCTTCAGCCGGGAGAAGGCGTTCGAGCTGGTCATCACGCCGCCGTCGCCGATCCGCGCCGGGACGACGTTCCGCACGCGTGTCCGCTACGGCGGTGACCCGGCCAAGACCCCGCACGACGGCGGGAGCGAGAACGGCTGGCAGCACTCGGCCGACGGCGGCGCGTACATGGTCGGCGAGCCGCACTCGGCGTCGTTCTGGTACCCGGTGAACGAGACCCCGCGGGACAAGGCCACCTTCACGCTCACCGCGCACGTCCCGGCGGGGTGGACGGTGATCTCGAACGGCCGCGAGGGCCCGCCCGGCACCTGGACCGAGCCGAACCCGGTCGCGAGCTACCTGACGACGATCGCGATCGGCAAGTTCAGCGTCGACCGCTCGACCCTGCCGGACGGCACGCCGGTGGTTTCGGCGTACGCGCCGGGTGCCGACGCCCGGCGCGCGATCGGTGGCAGGCTGCCGGAGGTGCTCGGGTTCCTGACGAGCAAGTTCGGGCCGTACCCGCAGTCGGCCGCCGGCGGGATCTACCTCGACGAGAACGTGCCGTTCTCACTCGAGACGCAGACCCGGCCGACGTACGCGAAGTGGGCCGACCTGCCGACGCTCGTCCACGAAAACGCCCACCAGTGGTTCGGCGATTCGGTGTCCTTGCGCGATTGGTCCGACATCTGCCTGAACGAGTGCTTCGCGTCGTACTCGCAGTGGCTGTGGGCCGAGCGCGAGGGCCAGAGCCTGGACGACCGCTACCGCGCGGCCATCGAGATCACCCGGGGCAGCACGGACTTCTGGGGGCAGAAGCTGGTCGCCATGGGTCACGGCCACGAGTTCGAGGGCGTCTACAACAAGGGCATCCTCGCGGTGCACGCCCTGCGCCGCCAGATCGGCGACCCGGCGTTCGACCGGCTGCTGCACGACTGGCCGTCCCGCTACCGCCACGGCAACGCGACCTGGGCCGACTTCGAGGCGATGGCGGCGCGGGACAGCGGCCAGAACCTGCGCCCGTTCTTCGACGAGTGGTTCCGCGGCACGAAGCTGCCCGCGGACGCCGACCTCTTCCCCGGCTCGCTGCGCAGCTGA
- a CDS encoding alpha/beta fold hydrolase, which translates to MLCFGGSGVPIVLLHGLMGRARTWWRVAEWLRPYGAVYGLDARGHGSAPRVGPWTTERFAEDVAAALRTLDAGPAVLIGHSMGGLHAWATAARYPELVRAVVSEDFAPDQRGRTVETWRGYFESWPVPFESLGHVREFFGDAGEYFADCVEEREDGFHLVADLEDLYVIAAEWGRRDYWDVVEAIRCPLLLVEGEHTAMPPGQQAAVAARVPGAKHLVVPGSAHLPHDEAPETYRGAVEAFLSQVLNR; encoded by the coding sequence GTGCTCTGTTTCGGCGGCAGCGGCGTGCCGATCGTTCTGCTCCACGGCCTGATGGGCCGGGCGCGGACGTGGTGGCGGGTCGCGGAGTGGCTCCGGCCCTACGGTGCGGTGTACGGCCTCGACGCGCGCGGTCACGGCAGCGCGCCACGGGTCGGGCCGTGGACGACCGAGCGGTTCGCCGAGGACGTCGCCGCCGCCCTGCGGACGCTCGACGCCGGCCCGGCCGTGCTGATCGGCCACTCGATGGGCGGGCTGCACGCGTGGGCGACCGCCGCGCGGTACCCGGAGCTGGTGCGCGCGGTCGTGTCCGAGGACTTCGCGCCGGACCAGCGCGGCCGGACCGTCGAGACGTGGCGCGGGTACTTCGAGAGCTGGCCGGTGCCGTTCGAGTCGCTCGGCCACGTCCGCGAGTTCTTCGGCGACGCCGGCGAGTACTTCGCGGACTGCGTCGAGGAGCGCGAGGACGGCTTCCACCTGGTCGCCGACCTCGAGGACCTGTACGTCATCGCCGCCGAGTGGGGCCGCCGGGACTACTGGGACGTGGTCGAAGCGATCCGCTGCCCGTTGCTGCTGGTCGAGGGCGAGCACACGGCGATGCCGCCCGGCCAGCAGGCCGCCGTCGCGGCCCGGGTGCCGGGCGCGAAGCACCTGGTGGTGCCGGGCTCGGCCCACCTGCCGCACGACGAGGCCCCGGAGACCTACCGGGGCGCGGTCGAGGCGTTCCTCAGCCAGGTGCTCAACCGGTGA
- a CDS encoding peptidoglycan recognition protein family protein, whose translation MVTVDRRTLLKAGATATAAGALGMTTTGTAAAAVPTPTIHPTSEWGARPAAGTIVVENHKPTYIVVHHAVDPPANNDFSLARAFYVARFIQNLHMDKNGWIDSGQQFTNSRGGFVTEGRHRSLEVLRGGTQHVQGANVANHNSECLGIENEGMYSTVDVPQALWDSLVNLIAYIAHQYGISPEFIKGHRDFNSTECPGQVLYDRLPELRTAVGRVLGVSVARAEAGWPLLKPGDTGRKVQLAQRFLRASGFGVPTDGVFGQSTKDAVAALAAQAGLRRDTCTAAMVSDETGFLGADVWPLIVPSDRSTAAWRADLSRA comes from the coding sequence ATGGTCACTGTTGACCGCCGGACCCTGCTCAAGGCGGGGGCGACCGCGACCGCGGCCGGCGCACTGGGGATGACGACCACGGGGACGGCCGCCGCGGCCGTGCCGACACCGACGATCCACCCGACGTCCGAATGGGGCGCCCGGCCCGCCGCCGGCACCATCGTGGTGGAGAACCACAAGCCGACCTACATCGTCGTGCACCACGCCGTCGATCCGCCGGCCAACAACGACTTCTCGCTGGCCCGCGCGTTCTACGTCGCGCGGTTCATCCAGAACCTCCACATGGACAAGAACGGCTGGATCGACAGCGGCCAGCAGTTCACGAACAGCCGGGGCGGGTTCGTCACCGAAGGCAGGCACCGCAGCCTGGAAGTGCTGCGCGGCGGCACCCAGCACGTGCAGGGCGCCAACGTCGCCAACCACAACAGCGAGTGCCTCGGCATCGAGAACGAGGGCATGTACAGCACGGTCGACGTGCCGCAGGCGCTGTGGGACTCCCTCGTGAACCTCATCGCCTACATCGCCCACCAGTACGGCATCTCGCCGGAGTTCATCAAGGGCCACCGCGACTTCAACTCGACCGAGTGCCCCGGCCAGGTGCTCTACGACCGGCTGCCCGAGCTGCGGACCGCAGTCGGGCGCGTCCTGGGTGTCTCGGTGGCCCGCGCCGAAGCCGGGTGGCCCCTGCTCAAGCCGGGTGACACGGGCCGGAAGGTCCAGCTGGCGCAGCGGTTCCTGCGGGCCTCCGGGTTCGGCGTCCCGACCGACGGCGTCTTCGGGCAGTCCACAAAGGACGCCGTGGCGGCACTGGCGGCGCAGGCCGGGCTGCGCCGCGACACCTGCACCGCGGCGATGGTCTCCGACGAAACCGGCTTCCTCGGCGCGGACGTCTGGCCGTTGATCGTGCCATCCGATCGCTCCACCGCGGCCTGGCGCGCGGACCTGTCGCGCGCGTGA
- a CDS encoding A/G-specific adenine glycosylase — translation MAVDADVLLDWFSAHGRDLPWRRPDCSAWGVLVSEIMLQQTPVARVEPIWHEWMARWPVPSALAASSQGEVVRAWGKLGYPRRALRLHEAAGVIAARHGDVVPSDVDTLLALPGIGAYTARAVAAFAYGRRAPVVDTNVRRVVARAVHGAGDAGPASNTRDMADVEALLPAEDAPAARFSAAIMELGALICTARAPKCADCPIFAECAWQLAGRPEYTGPAKPVQRYAGTDRYVRGRLLDVLRGSEGPVEKARLDLVWHDGGQRDRCLDSLLVDGLLEQTRDGLFALPGEH, via the coding sequence GTGGCTGTGGACGCTGACGTACTGCTCGACTGGTTCTCCGCGCACGGCCGGGACCTGCCGTGGCGCCGGCCCGACTGCTCGGCCTGGGGCGTCCTGGTCAGCGAGATCATGCTGCAGCAGACGCCTGTCGCGCGCGTGGAGCCGATCTGGCACGAGTGGATGGCGCGGTGGCCCGTTCCCTCCGCGCTGGCCGCGTCGTCGCAAGGCGAGGTCGTGCGGGCCTGGGGCAAGCTCGGCTACCCGCGTCGCGCGCTGCGGCTGCACGAGGCCGCCGGGGTCATCGCCGCGCGGCACGGTGACGTCGTTCCGTCCGATGTGGACACTCTGCTCGCGCTGCCCGGCATCGGGGCCTACACCGCCCGTGCCGTCGCCGCCTTCGCCTACGGGCGGCGCGCGCCGGTCGTCGACACGAACGTGCGGCGGGTCGTCGCGCGGGCCGTGCACGGCGCCGGGGACGCCGGGCCCGCGTCGAACACGCGGGACATGGCCGACGTCGAGGCGCTGCTGCCCGCCGAGGACGCGCCCGCCGCCCGGTTTTCGGCCGCGATCATGGAGCTGGGCGCCCTGATCTGCACCGCACGCGCCCCGAAGTGCGCGGACTGCCCGATCTTCGCCGAGTGCGCCTGGCAGCTCGCCGGCCGGCCGGAGTACACCGGCCCGGCCAAGCCGGTGCAGCGGTACGCCGGCACCGACCGGTACGTCCGCGGACGGCTGCTGGACGTGCTGCGCGGCAGCGAGGGGCCGGTCGAGAAGGCGCGCCTGGACCTGGTGTGGCACGACGGCGGCCAGCGCGACCGCTGCCTGGACTCCCTGCTGGTCGACGGCCTGCTCGAGCAGACCCGCGACGGTCTTTTCGCACTTCCGGGTGAACACTGA
- a CDS encoding beta-class carbonic anhydrase codes for MTSIDVLLKRNQELGEITPGDRSTPRPSLQVAVLTCMDARIRVFEIFGLLQGESHVLRNAGGVVTDDVIRSLALSQRKLGTREVLIVQHTECGLSMVTEDDFKDELEHDTGLRPTWSVEAFRNVENSVRTSVERVRRSAYLPHTDNVRGFVYDVKTGRLTEVK; via the coding sequence ATGACCTCGATCGACGTACTCCTCAAGCGCAACCAGGAACTCGGCGAGATCACCCCCGGTGACCGGTCGACCCCGCGGCCGTCCCTCCAGGTGGCCGTGCTGACCTGCATGGACGCCCGGATCCGGGTCTTCGAGATCTTCGGCCTGCTGCAGGGCGAGTCCCACGTCCTGCGCAACGCGGGCGGCGTGGTGACCGACGACGTGATCCGCTCGCTGGCCCTGTCGCAGCGCAAGCTGGGCACGCGCGAGGTGCTGATCGTGCAGCACACGGAGTGCGGCCTCTCGATGGTCACCGAGGACGACTTCAAGGACGAGCTGGAACACGACACCGGCCTGCGGCCGACGTGGTCGGTGGAGGCGTTCCGCAACGTCGAAAACAGCGTCCGGACCTCGGTGGAGCGGGTCCGGCGCAGCGCGTACCTGCCGCACACGGACAACGTCCGCGGCTTCGTCTACGACGTCAAGACCGGGCGCCTCACCGAGGTGAAGTAG
- a CDS encoding LacI family DNA-binding transcriptional regulator, with amino-acid sequence MGRPIRTRRQATLASLAAELGVSRTTVSNAYNRPDQLSPELRRRVLETARRLGYPGPDPVARSLRTRKAGAVGLLLTENLSYAFRDPAAVGVLEGLALACEDAGVGLHLVPASPGREDVAAVHRAGVDGFVVYSVPDDDPHLAAVLERPVPTVIIDQPSLEGIDRVGPDDAAAVGKIAEHLVTLGHRQVGVICMRLARERNDDFVSAARQSGAHFHVQRTRLEALAVAFSAAGVDWAGVPVVERFDHTVDDGASAARQLLDAYPQITAVICTSDILALGAMAEAERRGLRVPQDLTVTGFDGIAEAERIGLTTVHQPVLEKGKTAGRLLLSSGERSAPKVITLPTELRVGRTSAPPRTIEEPWFGG; translated from the coding sequence ATGGGCCGTCCTATTCGCACCCGGAGGCAGGCGACACTGGCGTCGCTCGCGGCGGAGCTCGGTGTGTCCAGGACCACGGTGTCCAACGCCTACAACCGGCCGGACCAGCTGTCCCCCGAACTGCGCCGCCGCGTCCTCGAGACCGCGCGGCGGCTGGGCTACCCCGGACCCGACCCCGTCGCCCGCTCGCTGCGCACCCGCAAGGCGGGCGCGGTCGGGCTGCTGCTCACCGAGAACCTCTCCTACGCCTTCCGCGACCCGGCCGCCGTCGGCGTGCTCGAAGGACTGGCGCTGGCCTGCGAAGACGCCGGCGTCGGCCTGCACCTGGTCCCGGCCAGCCCGGGCCGCGAAGACGTGGCCGCGGTGCACCGCGCGGGTGTCGACGGGTTCGTCGTCTACTCCGTGCCGGACGACGACCCGCACCTGGCCGCCGTGCTGGAGCGGCCGGTGCCGACGGTGATCATCGACCAGCCGAGCCTCGAAGGGATCGACCGCGTCGGCCCGGACGACGCGGCCGCGGTCGGCAAGATCGCCGAGCACCTCGTGACGCTGGGCCACCGGCAGGTCGGCGTGATCTGCATGCGGCTGGCCCGCGAGCGCAACGACGACTTCGTGTCGGCCGCCCGCCAGAGCGGTGCCCACTTCCACGTCCAGCGCACCCGGCTGGAGGCGCTCGCCGTGGCGTTCTCGGCCGCGGGCGTCGACTGGGCGGGTGTCCCGGTGGTCGAGCGGTTCGACCACACGGTGGACGACGGCGCGTCCGCGGCCCGCCAGCTGCTCGACGCGTATCCGCAGATCACGGCCGTGATCTGTACCTCGGACATCCTCGCGCTCGGCGCCATGGCCGAGGCCGAGCGGCGCGGGCTGCGGGTGCCGCAGGACCTGACCGTGACCGGTTTCGACGGCATCGCCGAAGCCGAGCGGATCGGCCTCACCACGGTCCACCAGCCGGTGCTGGAGAAGGGCAAGACGGCCGGGCGGCTGCTGCTCAGCTCGGGCGAGCGGAGCGCACCGAAGGTGATCACGCTGCCGACCGAGCTGCGCGTCGGGCGGACGTCGGCGCCGCCGCGCACGATCGAGGAGCCGTGGTTCGGCGGCTGA
- a CDS encoding metal ABC transporter solute-binding protein, Zn/Mn family, whose translation MRCRTRSVLAAASALSVFALAACSGGTSGSDGGAQPGGSDRIKVVASTDVWGSVVSAVGGDKVEVKSIIHDPSADPHSYETTADDALAAKDAKLLLSNGGGYDEFFGKLTAQAGDAKKLVAYDIAATGDENEHVWYDLPGVAKVADQLAAQLGELQPASKQVFADNAAAFKAKAGALEKRLGELGATHPGTKVVVTEPVAHYLLESAKITDATPKAFSDAVENDTDVPAGAVNEYKQLIATKQVKALINNAQTVTPLTQDVVAQAKAAGIGVVDVTETLPQGVTDYIGWMTGEVDELAGALK comes from the coding sequence ATGAGATGCCGCACCAGGAGTGTGCTCGCCGCCGCTTCGGCCCTGTCCGTGTTCGCTCTGGCCGCGTGCTCCGGCGGGACGTCCGGCTCCGACGGCGGCGCGCAGCCCGGCGGCTCGGACCGGATCAAGGTCGTCGCCTCGACCGACGTCTGGGGCAGCGTGGTCAGCGCCGTCGGCGGGGACAAGGTCGAGGTCAAGTCGATCATCCACGACCCGTCGGCCGACCCGCACTCGTACGAGACGACGGCGGACGACGCGCTCGCGGCCAAGGACGCGAAGCTGCTGCTGTCCAACGGCGGCGGCTACGACGAGTTCTTCGGCAAGCTCACCGCGCAGGCCGGTGACGCCAAGAAGCTGGTCGCCTACGACATCGCCGCGACCGGCGACGAGAACGAGCACGTCTGGTACGACCTGCCCGGCGTCGCGAAGGTCGCCGACCAGCTCGCGGCGCAGCTCGGCGAGCTGCAGCCGGCGTCGAAGCAGGTGTTCGCCGACAACGCGGCGGCCTTCAAGGCGAAGGCCGGCGCGCTGGAGAAGCGGCTCGGCGAGCTGGGCGCCACCCACCCCGGCACGAAGGTCGTCGTCACCGAGCCGGTCGCGCACTACCTGCTGGAGAGCGCGAAGATCACCGACGCGACGCCGAAGGCGTTCTCCGACGCCGTCGAGAACGACACCGACGTCCCGGCCGGCGCGGTGAACGAGTACAAGCAGCTCATCGCGACCAAGCAGGTCAAGGCGCTGATCAACAACGCGCAGACGGTGACCCCGCTCACCCAGGACGTCGTCGCGCAGGCGAAGGCGGCCGGGATCGGGGTCGTCGACGTGACCGAGACGCTGCCCCAGGGTGTGACGGACTACATTGGCTGGATGACCGGGGAAGTCGACGAGCTGGCTGGGGCGTTGAAGTAG
- a CDS encoding metal ABC transporter ATP-binding protein has protein sequence MALVSDDVRPAVRVRGAGLAFGPRTLWSGLDLVVEPGEFLAVLGPNGSGKSSLLKALLGMQDLSAGTVEIAGGRPGGANRKVGYIPQQRAIDEALTLRGVDLVGLGLDGHRWGPGLFGMAARRRRVAAAVAEVGATAYAKEPVGRLSGGEQQRLRVAQALVGDPEVLLCDEPLLSLDLAHQRAISELIDARRRSAGTAVLFVTHEINPVLPFVDRVLYLVNGQFRVGKPDEVMTTETLSQLYGTRVEVLKVGGQIHIAGAQSALCEAEPHHHEEDVEEQVG, from the coding sequence ATGGCGCTCGTATCCGACGACGTACGCCCCGCGGTCCGGGTCCGCGGGGCGGGGCTGGCCTTCGGTCCCCGGACCCTCTGGTCGGGGCTGGACCTCGTCGTCGAGCCGGGCGAGTTCCTGGCCGTGCTCGGCCCCAACGGCTCCGGCAAGAGCAGCCTGCTCAAGGCGTTGCTCGGCATGCAGGACCTGTCGGCGGGCACGGTCGAGATCGCCGGCGGCCGCCCGGGTGGCGCGAACCGCAAGGTCGGCTACATCCCGCAGCAGCGCGCCATCGACGAGGCGCTGACCCTGCGCGGCGTCGACCTGGTCGGGCTGGGGCTCGACGGCCACCGCTGGGGGCCGGGCCTCTTCGGCATGGCGGCCCGGCGGCGCCGGGTCGCCGCGGCGGTCGCCGAAGTCGGGGCGACGGCGTACGCCAAGGAGCCGGTCGGACGGCTGTCCGGCGGCGAACAGCAGCGGCTGCGCGTGGCGCAGGCCCTGGTCGGGGACCCCGAGGTGCTGCTCTGCGACGAGCCGCTGCTGTCCCTGGACCTGGCGCACCAGCGCGCGATCAGCGAGCTGATCGACGCCCGGCGGCGTTCGGCGGGGACCGCGGTGCTGTTCGTGACGCACGAGATCAACCCGGTGCTGCCGTTCGTCGACCGCGTGCTGTACCTGGTCAACGGCCAGTTCCGGGTCGGCAAGCCGGACGAGGTCATGACCACCGAGACGCTGTCGCAGCTGTACGGCACCCGCGTCGAGGTGCTGAAGGTGGGTGGGCAGATCCACATCGCGGGCGCGCAGAGCGCGTTGTGCGAGGCCGAGCCGCACCACCACGAAGAAGACGTCGAAGAGCAAGTGGGCTGA